DNA sequence from the Pelecanus crispus isolate bPelCri1 chromosome 4, bPelCri1.pri, whole genome shotgun sequence genome:
TTATAATCCCATGAATATTTATATCCAAAAGGCCAAGAATTAAAGATACACTTCACATACACACTAATGCcagggagggatttttttttttctttttttccttttctatggTTCTGTTTTCCCCGTGTGTTTTATACAGAGCAGATAACATTCACGAAACTATTAGAGATATTACCCCTTACCAAGCTGGAGTTTCCTCTTCATATATGGAAtgctttttccctctccttcaaATATCcacatttttgggggggggtgggggtgggttgggggagaAATTGCACATAAATAAACTGGACGATTCCAAATACAAAGAGTCCTCAGAGGAGAGCTCACTACCGAGCCTAAGAGGACGGCTCCTCCAGTCCTGCCGTGCTCACTGCTTGAGCTCCAAAGCCCAGACATGCTGCGGCCAGCCAGTCCTCCCTTTGGTTTTCTTATCGTTGCTGCTAACTGTGCTTTTCAAGATTTCGTTCTGGGGAGACAGGATGcgaagggagagaaagagagagaggggaaaaaaaaaaacaaaaaagaagggggagaagggaaaaaaaggttagaGATATTCCTCCCCTTTCCTAGGGcgcctctgccctgccctgagaGGGGAAAGCTACGAGGAGACCCGGGCTCCCGCCGAGGCCTCCGGGCCGCGGGGGACAAAGCCGGGCGGCCTCCGCGGGGTCTCGCCGCCCCCGGGAGCGGCCCCGCGTTGTGCGCGGCCGCCCGCGGTGTGGGGCGGaggccgggccccgctccgcgccaCCGCCGCTGCCCCTCCGCGCCCGGGGCCCgggggagcgggctgggggctgAGCGGCGCCAGCCGTCCGCGGGGCGGTGGGGGCTGCCGTAAGGTCcgccccaaaccccaaaccggaccccaaccccccccccccgtcccggGCTCCGGCAAGGAGATGGGCACGGGTGGCAAAACATCGGGCCTGCGGCCACCGAAATCTGCGCCGGTATCGCCCGAGCGTGCCGCGGGGCCTACACGGGATTGGGCTCGCCCTGCCTCGCCGAAGCCGACTCCTCCCGTTCGAAGCCGAAAGAAGTGCAGGCGCGGAGCGCACGGGCAGGAGAGCCCGGCGCTGCCAGCCTGCTCCTCGCCGAGGGTTTAAAGCCGCGCTGGGCTGAGCAGGAATCGCGCCTCTCGCCTTTTATTTAAGAGAGCGgaggctggtctctgccgggatGGCGGCTTGGGAGCCGGGACGAGCCCGAGCCGGGAGCGGCCCCCCCGGGAGGCCCCACCGTCGCGGCgcttcccccgccgccgctcccgaCTCCGGGCGCCCTGCGAGAGCCGAGGGCCGGCCCGGGCTGCGCgctggccccgctgccggcccgcAGGTACGTCCAGGGACGGGCGGGGCCGAGGTGCTCCCGGCGGACATCAGCCGGCGACCCGACCCGACCCAGCCGAGCGCCGGGCGTGAGGGGACGGGGCACCGGCGGGCGGCCGAGCGGCCTCCTCGCTGCGGCCCCCCCGCGCCCACCCGTCCCGCCCCGTCGCGTCCCGCCGCGGAGCACTGACcagctctttcttcctcttctcctccttcacGTCTGTCTTCTTGATCTCTGCCTTGAAGGCCTCCGCCTCCCCGTTCTGGTCATCCTTCGCCAGCAGGTCCATGAGGTAGGCGATGTAGCTGGTGGCCAGGCGGAGGGTTTTGATCTTGGAGAGCTTGGTGTCGGCGGGCACGTTGGGGATGCACTCCCGCAGCTCCGCGAAGGCGCTGTTGATGCTCTGAGTCCTGCGCCGCTCCTTGCGGTTCGCCGTGCCCCTGCGCTTCACCGGCCGGGGCCCCCCGAGCCCGGGCGGGCCGTTCCCGGGCGGCACCCCCCCGTAATGGGAGTGGTCCATGCCCGGCGCCCCGTTGGCGTACTCGGGGCTGTAGGACAGAGCCATGCTGTAGTCGGGGGGGGACATCTCCGGGTGGCTGCTGATGAGCCAGCCGTGGAAGTAGGGGTTCTCCTCGTGGCCGCAgcgggtggcggcggcggcggcggcggcggcggcggcggcgaaaGGGTAGCCCTCATGGTGCACCACCGGGTGGTGGGGGAAGCCGCCCACTAGACTCATCCCCGCTCCCTAGCgcaccccaccccgcccccccgggccccaAAACAAAGGtttcccctccccgcccgccccccaccccccgccgcaCCGGCGGGAGATGCTCCCCGCCGCTCACCCCTCAGCactgccccgctgcccgctgcctctCCATAGGGCGCTGCTGCAGAGTCCCCGCGGGTGCCCGAGCgatcccccctccccaggcgccgccgccgccgctcatGCGTTGtgcctccacctcctcctcctcctcctcctcctcctcctcctcgcccggGGCCGGGTCTTCGAGGAAGCGcgcacagaaaaaaaaaaaaaaaaaaaaaagctatggaGAGAAGTCGACCAAAACAAAATGGCTTGGCTTCCCAGCCCGGGATCTTCCTCGCCTCTTGCTTCCCTCCGCTCTCGCCAAgtccgccgcggcccggccgggtGGTACTTACACGCGGCCCCCCTCCATGCGCCCCCGGctcggggcgggcgggcgggcggcgctcccctcagccctgcgcggcggcgggggccgtcAGTGCCGGGCGGGCTCAAGCATccctgcccgccgcgccgcgggggtCAGCGCCCCGGCGCTCCTCTGGGGCATCCGCGCCGCTCGGccgggcacggcggcggcggggctcggggcACTGGCAGGGCTCCCCGGCACGATCTCCATGTACAGCTACATGTTTAGGGCCGCTCGGGTTAATATATGTCGTCAGAAGCGGCGGCCGCCAATggctggcggcgggggcggggcccgcCGCCCTCCGCAATAAAACTTTTTGATGTTCGCCCTGCTAATTGCCGAGCTCCTCTTTTAGGATTGGCTGCCCGTCCGCATCCataatgtaattaaaacaaggggggaaaaattaTCATGGAGGCAGAGGTTAATGCAAGTGTTTAGCAGATGCCTTACTGtaaattctgcattaaaaaaaaaaaaacccaaaaaccaaaacccaaaaccaacaaccaaaaaaaccgACAAACTCATTAAAACTTAAATATCGGATAATCTCAAACCAGGTACAGTATGGATCCAAGGAATTTCTTGGCAAAATTCTGTGCGAGAGCTTGGTAGGCGCCGAGGTCGCTTTTACAAAGTGCTTTGTGCCGGTCCGGcagaggaacaaaataaaagcgGCTTCGGAGGGCACTTCATCGGCCGCCCGGTTGTGATAGGCATGCCCCAGCACCGCTCCGGCTTATATTTTATTGCCGGTTAATGTACACAAAGAGATCCCTGGTTCCCCTGAGGAGGCAGCCGGAGTTACTTCGccttccccgccgccgggctTGCGGTCCGAGGCAGCCGAGGCTGGCTCCGGCTTCGCGGCCGCCGGCTTGCCGAGGGAGCGGAGAGCTCAGGGTTTGGGCCAGGGACGGCATTTGCTTCCAGAAAGAATTGTTTCGAGACACTACCAATAAACCCGACTCTAACTGATTCTCTTCCAGCCTGCTGCCTGCGCCTACGCACCTCGAGCAGTATTCACCCGAGTCACTTATGCTCCCGAAATCACTTTCGTGCGTGTTTAACTGGTCTGATCGGTAAGTAACC
Encoded proteins:
- the HAND2 gene encoding heart- and neural crest derivatives-expressed protein 2 codes for the protein MSLVGGFPHHPVVHHEGYPFAAAAAAAAAAATRCGHEENPYFHGWLISSHPEMSPPDYSMALSYSPEYANGAPGMDHSHYGGVPPGNGPPGLGGPRPVKRRGTANRKERRRTQSINSAFAELRECIPNVPADTKLSKIKTLRLATSYIAYLMDLLAKDDQNGEAEAFKAEIKKTDVKEEKRKKELNEILKSTVSSNDKKTKGRTGWPQHVWALELKQ